In Bacillus thermozeamaize, the following are encoded in one genomic region:
- a CDS encoding AMP-dependent synthetase — MIPSPEERRQRLTSRFPSWPRRTLGAHFRVHCREFAERPYLIASDRIYTYRETWERCWTAAKALLSLGVRRRDHVAIWLANEPEYVFLKLAVALVGAVAVPLNTLLREEEMGYMLRQSDSRWLFVHQTAAGNRLEAMAARWLARMEQEEGFTLNGAVCIQTSGESPEPRFLTWNAFLEMASQVDDEELEQRMRASEYPDEVSDIIYTSGTTGLPKGVMLTHDMFLRCAFSTALSRAFEDGRRVFTPLPFYHVFAYVEGLLAVSFVGGAVIFTSQFHPRETLALIERHRATDFLCVPSMLVAILNHPERNRYDLSSLHALMCAAAPAPVPIWERTVQELGVKEICTGYGGTEATASTVHTEVGDPIEVIATRVGRIKPAGASGLPEFGGANVQYKVVDPETGEDLPEGSVGELTVRGNTVTRGYYKKPEETAAAIDKDGWFRTGDLGRIDEKGYIEFLGRSKEIYKVSGENVSQKEVEEVISRHPAVSQAYVVGVPDPLTTETGAAFIELKPGASCTRREIIQWCQDHLAKFKVPRHVWFVEPGSWPMTGTGKIQKFRLEEMAREKLRQSPSPASSEEEESA; from the coding sequence ATGATACCAAGTCCGGAAGAACGCCGGCAACGTCTCACGTCGCGCTTTCCCTCCTGGCCGCGCCGCACCCTGGGCGCCCATTTTCGCGTCCATTGCCGGGAGTTTGCGGAGCGACCCTATTTGATCGCGTCCGATCGCATCTACACGTATCGGGAAACCTGGGAGCGGTGCTGGACCGCAGCCAAGGCACTGCTGTCCTTGGGCGTCCGGCGGCGTGACCACGTGGCCATTTGGCTGGCCAACGAGCCGGAATATGTGTTTCTCAAATTGGCCGTGGCATTGGTGGGGGCCGTGGCCGTCCCCCTTAACACCCTCCTGCGCGAGGAAGAGATGGGGTATATGCTGCGCCAGTCCGACAGCCGTTGGTTGTTCGTCCACCAGACGGCAGCCGGCAACCGCCTGGAGGCGATGGCGGCGAGATGGCTTGCGCGCATGGAGCAGGAAGAGGGTTTCACCCTGAACGGAGCGGTGTGCATCCAAACGTCCGGCGAGTCACCCGAGCCGCGCTTTCTCACTTGGAACGCCTTTCTCGAAATGGCGTCCCAGGTGGACGATGAGGAGCTGGAACAGCGGATGCGCGCGTCAGAATACCCGGATGAGGTGAGCGATATCATCTATACGTCCGGGACCACGGGGCTTCCGAAGGGCGTCATGCTGACCCACGACATGTTTTTGCGCTGCGCCTTCAGCACGGCGCTCAGCCGGGCATTTGAAGACGGGCGGCGGGTGTTCACACCGCTGCCGTTTTATCACGTTTTCGCCTACGTCGAAGGCCTGCTTGCCGTCTCTTTCGTGGGCGGCGCCGTGATCTTCACGTCCCAGTTCCATCCCCGGGAAACCCTTGCCTTGATCGAACGGCATCGCGCCACCGATTTCCTCTGCGTCCCGTCGATGCTCGTGGCCATCCTCAACCACCCGGAACGGAACCGGTACGATCTGAGTTCGCTGCATGCGCTGATGTGTGCCGCCGCACCGGCACCGGTGCCGATTTGGGAGCGAACCGTCCAGGAGCTGGGCGTCAAGGAAATCTGCACGGGCTACGGCGGCACCGAGGCGACGGCCTCCACGGTACACACCGAAGTGGGCGATCCCATCGAGGTCATCGCCACGCGGGTCGGCCGCATCAAACCGGCCGGTGCCTCCGGCCTGCCCGAGTTCGGGGGCGCCAACGTCCAATACAAGGTGGTCGATCCCGAAACCGGCGAGGATCTGCCGGAGGGTTCCGTCGGCGAATTGACGGTGCGGGGAAACACCGTCACCCGCGGCTACTATAAGAAACCGGAAGAGACCGCCGCGGCCATCGACAAGGACGGCTGGTTCCGCACCGGGGACCTCGGGCGGATCGACGAAAAAGGATATATCGAGTTTCTCGGCCGCAGCAAGGAAATCTACAAAGTCTCCGGCGAGAACGTCTCCCAGAAAGAAGTGGAGGAGGTCATTTCGCGTCATCCCGCCGTCAGCCAGGCCTACGTGGTCGGCGTGCCCGATCCCTTGACGACGGAAACCGGAGCGGCCTTCATCGAGCTCAAGCCCGGCGCATCGTGCACCCGGCGGGAGATCATTCAGTGGTGCCAAGACCATTTGGCAAAGTTCAAGGTCCCCCGCCACGTCTGGTTTGTCGAACCGGGAAGCTGGCCGATGACGGGCACGGGCAAGATCCAAAAGTTCCGTCTGGAAGAGATGGCCCGGGAAAAGCTGCGACAAAGCCCCTCCCCTGCCTCCTCCGAGGAAGAAGAAAGCGCGTGA
- a CDS encoding DNA-directed RNA polymerase subunit delta gives MTEANLKETYALDTEEMSFVDLAYQWLAETKEPKKFHDLVQHVAQIKGYPKESIEQLLAMFYTDLNVDGRFTCVGENLWGLKHWYPFESTEDDILSLDLAEDEELEVDEEEEMILEEDLEEEIVDLGEDEDLDLEDEDELPLDDELDEEEDF, from the coding sequence ATGACTGAGGCCAACCTGAAGGAAACCTATGCGCTGGATACAGAGGAGATGTCCTTTGTCGATTTGGCTTACCAGTGGCTGGCAGAAACCAAGGAACCGAAGAAATTTCACGATTTGGTGCAGCATGTGGCCCAGATCAAGGGTTACCCAAAGGAATCGATCGAACAACTTCTGGCGATGTTCTATACCGATCTGAACGTGGACGGAAGGTTTACCTGTGTGGGCGAGAATCTTTGGGGGCTGAAACACTGGTATCCGTTCGAGTCGACGGAGGATGACATTTTGTCCCTGGATTTGGCGGAGGATGAGGAACTGGAAGTGGATGAAGAGGAAGAAATGATCCTGGAGGAGGATCTGGAAGAGGAAATCGTCGATCTGGGTGAAGACGAGGACCTGGATCTGGAGGATGAGGATGAGCTTCCACTGGACGATGAGCTGGACGAAGAGGAAGATTTCTGA
- a CDS encoding CTP synthase: MTKYIFVTGGVVSSLGKGITAASLGRLLKNRGLNVTIQKFDPYINVDPGTMSPYQHGEVFVTHDGAETDLDLGHYERFIDIHLTKNSSITTGKIYSAVLAKERRGDYLGGTVQVIPHVTNEIKERIRLAEQEGNPDVVITEIGGTVGDIESLPFLEAIRQMKSDVGRENVLYIHVTLIPYVAAAGELKTKPTQHSVKELRSIGIQPHVLVCRTEQPLNEELRRKLALFCDIDPEAVIEARDAETLYEVPLMLQQQGLDEFIVRHLGLPAGAPRMEEWRQMVERMKHLDGQVRIAIVGKYVSLKDAYLSVNEALYHAATFHGKKLEIEWVNSEDLASDNLRERLQGVDGILVPGGFGRRGIEGKLLAIQYAREMRIPFFGICLGMQLACVEFARNVLKLEDANSVEMDPDTTHPVIDLLPHQSGEMLGGTMRLGAYPCRLLPGSLASQAYQTEEVAERHRHRYEFNLQYKEVFEKHGLRVTGLSPDGRLAEIMEYADHPWFVATQFHPEFTSRPNRPHPLFREFVRAAICCRERQPVH; the protein is encoded by the coding sequence ATGACCAAGTACATCTTTGTTACAGGCGGCGTCGTTTCTTCGCTCGGAAAAGGGATTACTGCTGCCTCCCTGGGACGCCTGTTGAAAAACCGGGGACTGAACGTCACGATTCAGAAGTTTGATCCGTATATCAATGTGGATCCGGGGACGATGAGCCCGTATCAACACGGGGAAGTGTTTGTCACGCACGACGGTGCGGAGACGGATCTGGATTTGGGACATTATGAGCGGTTTATCGACATTCATCTGACAAAAAACAGCAGCATCACCACCGGGAAAATCTATTCTGCCGTCCTGGCCAAGGAGCGGCGCGGCGATTACTTGGGGGGAACGGTCCAGGTGATCCCGCATGTGACCAACGAGATCAAGGAGCGGATTCGCCTGGCGGAACAGGAAGGCAATCCGGATGTGGTGATTACCGAGATCGGCGGTACGGTCGGCGACATTGAAAGTCTGCCGTTTCTGGAGGCCATCCGGCAAATGAAGTCGGATGTCGGGCGGGAAAATGTGCTGTACATTCACGTCACGCTGATTCCCTATGTGGCCGCGGCCGGTGAATTGAAAACCAAGCCGACGCAGCACAGCGTCAAGGAGTTGCGGAGCATCGGCATCCAGCCGCATGTGCTGGTATGCCGCACCGAACAGCCGTTGAATGAGGAGCTGCGACGCAAGCTGGCGCTGTTTTGCGACATCGATCCGGAGGCTGTGATTGAGGCGCGGGATGCGGAAACCCTGTACGAGGTGCCGTTGATGCTGCAGCAACAGGGGCTGGACGAATTTATCGTGCGGCATCTCGGCCTGCCGGCCGGCGCGCCCCGGATGGAAGAGTGGCGGCAGATGGTGGAGCGGATGAAACATCTGGATGGCCAGGTGCGGATTGCGATCGTCGGCAAGTATGTCTCGCTCAAGGATGCCTACCTGAGCGTCAACGAAGCCCTCTACCACGCGGCCACTTTCCACGGGAAAAAACTGGAGATTGAGTGGGTCAACTCGGAAGACCTGGCGTCGGACAACCTGCGCGAGCGGCTTCAGGGGGTGGATGGCATCCTCGTGCCGGGAGGGTTTGGCCGCCGCGGCATTGAAGGCAAGTTGCTGGCCATTCAGTATGCGCGGGAGATGCGCATTCCCTTTTTCGGGATTTGTCTGGGGATGCAGCTGGCTTGTGTGGAGTTTGCGCGCAATGTCCTGAAGTTGGAGGATGCCAACAGCGTGGAAATGGACCCGGATACCACGCATCCGGTCATCGATTTGCTGCCTCACCAGAGCGGGGAAATGCTCGGCGGGACGATGCGCCTTGGGGCTTATCCCTGCCGCCTGCTTCCCGGTTCTTTGGCCAGCCAGGCCTACCAGACGGAAGAGGTTGCGGAGCGGCATCGCCACCGCTATGAGTTCAACCTTCAGTACAAAGAGGTATTTGAGAAGCATGGGTTGCGGGTCACCGGGCTCTCTCCCGACGGCCGCCTGGCCGAGATTATGGAGTATGCCGATCACCCCTGGTTCGTGGCGACGCAATTTCACCCGGAATTCACTTCCCGCCCAAACCGTCCGCATCCCCTGTTTCGCGAGTTCGTCCGGGCGGCGATATGCTGCCGGGAACGCCAGCCGGTTCATTGA
- a CDS encoding two-component system response regulator, whose protein sequence is MSKKILVVDDQFGVRMLLHEVLSLDGYQTYQASGGKEALQLFDEVKPELVILDMKMPGMNGLDILRSIRKRPSDVQVFMMTAYGELDMIKEATRLGVKTYFTKPFDIDKLRESVREWFASAHAAESTHTHA, encoded by the coding sequence ATGTCGAAAAAAATCTTGGTGGTTGACGATCAGTTTGGCGTGCGGATGTTGCTTCACGAAGTGTTGTCCCTGGATGGGTACCAAACCTACCAGGCGTCCGGCGGCAAGGAAGCCTTGCAACTGTTTGACGAAGTGAAACCGGAACTGGTCATCCTGGATATGAAGATGCCGGGGATGAACGGCCTGGATATTCTGCGGTCGATTCGCAAACGTCCGTCCGATGTGCAGGTATTCATGATGACAGCATACGGAGAATTGGATATGATAAAAGAGGCGACCCGTTTGGGCGTGAAGACTTATTTTACAAAGCCCTTTGACATCGATAAATTGCGGGAATCCGTGCGTGAATGGTTTGCCTCAGCACATGCCGCCGAGTCGACACATACTCATGCCTGA
- a CDS encoding fructose-1,6-bisphosphate aldolase, class II — MPLVPMTEFLPRAKAEGFAVGQFNMNNLEFTKAITEAAMEEQSPFIFGVSEGAIKYMGLEYAVAMARVAAEESGLPIALHLDHGSSFEIVMKCIRAGFTSVMFDGSHLPLEENIRLTKKVVEAAHAVGVSVEGELGTIGGVEDDLSVDEEDAMLAKPEEAIRFWRETGVDCLAIAVGTAHGMYKGEPRIRYEIIQEVASQIDVPIVLHGGSGVPDEAIRRSIALGVGKINVNTENQVAMTKTIREIFARDEKVYDPRKYLGPAKEAMKEVVRSKIRLFGSNGKA; from the coding sequence ATGCCTTTGGTGCCGATGACGGAGTTTTTGCCGCGTGCCAAGGCGGAAGGCTTTGCCGTCGGACAATTCAACATGAACAACCTGGAATTTACGAAAGCCATCACAGAAGCGGCCATGGAGGAACAATCGCCCTTTATCTTTGGCGTGAGTGAAGGCGCGATCAAATATATGGGGCTGGAGTACGCGGTCGCGATGGCCCGCGTGGCTGCCGAAGAATCCGGCCTGCCGATAGCCCTGCACCTGGATCACGGCAGCAGTTTTGAGATCGTCATGAAGTGCATTCGGGCCGGCTTTACTTCCGTGATGTTTGACGGTTCGCACCTGCCCCTGGAGGAAAATATCCGGCTCACCAAAAAAGTGGTGGAGGCAGCCCATGCGGTAGGGGTCTCGGTGGAAGGCGAGCTGGGGACGATTGGCGGCGTCGAGGATGATTTGTCCGTCGATGAGGAAGACGCGATGCTGGCCAAACCCGAGGAAGCGATTCGCTTCTGGCGGGAGACGGGCGTGGACTGCCTGGCGATTGCGGTCGGCACGGCCCACGGGATGTACAAGGGTGAGCCGCGCATCCGGTATGAAATCATTCAGGAGGTAGCCTCCCAAATTGATGTGCCGATCGTGTTGCATGGCGGTTCCGGCGTTCCGGATGAGGCCATTCGCCGTTCGATTGCGCTGGGCGTGGGCAAGATCAACGTCAACACGGAGAACCAGGTGGCGATGACGAAGACGATCCGGGAGATTTTTGCCCGGGATGAGAAGGTCTACGACCCGCGCAAGTACCTGGGACCGGCCAAGGAGGCCATGAAAGAAGTGGTCCGCAGCAAGATCCGCCTGTTCGGCTCCAATGGCAAGGCTTAG
- a CDS encoding fructose-6-phosphate aldolase (similar to novel fructose-6-phosphate aldolase from Escherichia coli; enzyme from Methanocaldococcus janaschii shows transaldolase activity) codes for MKFYIDTANVEEIREAYEMGILSGVTTNPSLVAKEGRNFIETLKEIADIVDAPISAEVVSTQAQEMVAEAEPLAALSKNIVIKIPMTGEGLKAVKMLSKKKIRTNVTLIFSANQALMAARAGASYVSPFIGRLDDIGYDGLQLIRDIAEIFELHRIETEIIAASIRHPIHVTEAARAGAHIATIPYHVIRQMLHHPLTEQGIARFLADWEKVPKP; via the coding sequence ATGAAATTTTACATTGACACCGCCAACGTCGAGGAAATTCGCGAAGCGTATGAAATGGGGATTCTCTCTGGCGTGACCACCAACCCATCCCTGGTCGCCAAAGAGGGCCGCAACTTTATCGAGACCCTGAAGGAGATCGCCGACATTGTGGATGCGCCGATCAGCGCGGAAGTGGTCAGCACGCAGGCGCAGGAAATGGTGGCCGAAGCGGAGCCGTTGGCCGCCCTGTCGAAGAACATCGTCATCAAAATTCCGATGACGGGTGAGGGGCTGAAGGCGGTCAAGATGCTGTCGAAGAAAAAAATCCGCACCAATGTGACGCTGATCTTTTCGGCCAACCAGGCGCTGATGGCGGCGCGCGCCGGTGCGAGTTACGTCTCGCCGTTTATCGGCAGGCTGGATGATATCGGTTACGACGGCCTGCAATTGATTCGGGACATCGCGGAGATCTTCGAGTTGCACCGGATCGAGACCGAGATCATTGCAGCCAGCATCCGCCATCCGATCCATGTGACGGAGGCGGCTCGGGCCGGGGCACATATTGCCACGATTCCCTATCATGTGATCCGGCAAATGCTTCACCACCCCCTGACGGAACAGGGGATTGCACGGTTTTTGGCCGATTGGGAGAAGGTCCCCAAACCTTGA
- a CDS encoding UDP-N-acetylglucosamine 1-carboxyvinyltransferase: MDRLVIRGGVPLKGSISISGSKNSAVALMPAALLADSPVILDQVPQIQDVHTYRLLLENLGARVERTGSMLQIDPSKLGNQPLPNGLVKRLRASYYLMGVLLARFGEAIVGLPGGCALGPRPIDQHIKGFQALGAEVAFDDGCLRLVGKRLTGTRIYLDVVSVGATINLMLAAVLAKGTTILEHAAKEPEVVDLATLLNAMGARITGAGTDVIKIEGVKYLKGCRHDVIPDRVEAGTYLIAAAATGGEVCLENIIPEHLDAVLAKLREMGAQVEWDAERVQLVASGRTLRQVDVKTLPYPGFPTDLQQPFTVLLTQAEGISMVTDNIFASRFKHVEELLRMGASIQIEGRTAVVRGRTPLTGTRVQASDLRAGAAMVIAGLVAEGVTEVANPGHLDRGYERLEQKFAALGADMRRLRSQSADGEDS; encoded by the coding sequence ATGGATCGACTGGTCATCCGCGGCGGGGTGCCCCTGAAGGGCAGCATTTCGATCAGTGGTTCCAAAAACAGCGCGGTTGCGTTGATGCCGGCCGCGCTTTTGGCTGATTCTCCGGTGATCTTGGATCAGGTGCCGCAGATTCAGGATGTTCACACGTACCGGCTGTTGCTGGAGAATCTGGGGGCACGGGTGGAAAGGACGGGCAGCATGCTGCAGATCGATCCTTCCAAGCTGGGGAATCAGCCGCTGCCGAATGGGTTGGTCAAGCGGCTGCGCGCTTCCTATTACCTGATGGGGGTGCTGCTGGCTCGTTTCGGCGAGGCGATCGTGGGCCTTCCGGGCGGCTGCGCGCTCGGTCCGCGCCCCATCGACCAGCACATCAAGGGCTTTCAGGCGCTGGGCGCAGAGGTGGCTTTCGATGACGGGTGCCTGCGCTTGGTAGGCAAACGGCTGACCGGCACGCGCATCTACCTGGACGTCGTCAGCGTCGGAGCCACGATCAACCTGATGCTGGCCGCCGTGCTGGCCAAAGGGACGACGATTCTGGAACATGCGGCCAAGGAACCCGAAGTGGTGGATCTGGCCACCTTGCTGAACGCCATGGGGGCCCGGATTACGGGAGCCGGCACCGATGTGATCAAAATCGAAGGTGTCAAATACTTGAAGGGCTGCCGCCATGACGTGATCCCGGATCGCGTCGAGGCGGGGACCTATCTGATTGCCGCCGCTGCCACGGGTGGCGAGGTCTGCCTGGAGAACATCATCCCGGAACACCTGGATGCCGTTTTGGCCAAACTGCGCGAAATGGGGGCGCAGGTGGAGTGGGACGCCGAACGCGTGCAACTGGTTGCCAGCGGGCGGACGCTTCGCCAGGTGGATGTGAAGACGCTTCCATATCCGGGATTTCCCACAGACCTGCAGCAGCCTTTTACCGTCCTGCTGACGCAGGCGGAAGGCATCAGCATGGTCACCGACAACATTTTCGCTTCGCGGTTCAAGCATGTGGAGGAGTTGCTTCGCATGGGCGCCTCGATTCAAATCGAGGGCCGGACGGCAGTGGTCAGGGGCCGGACGCCGCTCACAGGGACGCGGGTTCAGGCAAGCGATCTGCGCGCCGGGGCGGCCATGGTGATTGCCGGCCTGGTGGCAGAGGGTGTGACCGAAGTGGCCAATCCCGGCCATCTGGATCGTGGCTATGAGCGGCTGGAACAGAAATTCGCTGCCCTGGGCGCGGACATGCGGCGCCTGAGGAGCCAGTCCGCTGATGGCGAGGATAGCTAG
- a CDS encoding fructose-1,6-bisphosphatase, class II, protein MERSLTMELVRVTEAAALAAARWMGRGNKHEADRAATEAMRAVFDTIPMRGTVVIGEGEMDEAPMLYIGERLGMGYPPEVDVAVDPLEGTNIVANGGWNALSVVAIAERGNLLHAPDMYMEKIAVGPKAAGHVDLDAPVADNLKAVARALGRDVSDLVAVVLDRPRHQKLIEEIRAAGARIKLIGDGDVAAAVNTAFEDTGVDILFGTGGAPEGVLAAVALKCLGGEIQGRLLPQNEQERERCIKMGIADPQQILRMDDLVKGDDAIFAATGVTDGELLQGVRFRGREATTESIVMRAKTGTVRRILGKHRLDRKLNLVFTDGLDPSQLGSSS, encoded by the coding sequence ATGGAACGAAGTTTGACGATGGAATTGGTTCGGGTGACGGAAGCTGCCGCACTGGCTGCCGCCCGCTGGATGGGCCGGGGGAACAAACACGAGGCCGATCGCGCCGCCACCGAAGCGATGCGGGCCGTGTTCGACACCATCCCGATGCGGGGGACCGTCGTGATCGGTGAGGGCGAGATGGATGAGGCGCCCATGTTGTACATCGGAGAAAGGCTGGGGATGGGATATCCTCCGGAAGTGGACGTTGCGGTGGATCCCCTGGAAGGAACCAACATCGTCGCCAACGGCGGCTGGAATGCCCTGTCCGTCGTGGCGATCGCGGAACGGGGAAATCTCCTGCACGCACCCGATATGTACATGGAAAAAATTGCGGTGGGTCCGAAAGCGGCGGGCCATGTGGATCTCGATGCTCCCGTGGCGGATAACCTGAAGGCGGTGGCTCGCGCGTTGGGCCGGGATGTATCCGATCTTGTGGCCGTTGTCCTGGACAGGCCGCGGCATCAAAAACTGATTGAGGAAATCCGCGCTGCCGGAGCCCGGATCAAGCTGATCGGGGATGGCGATGTGGCCGCCGCCGTCAATACCGCTTTTGAAGATACGGGCGTGGATATTCTCTTCGGCACGGGCGGAGCGCCGGAAGGCGTGCTGGCGGCTGTGGCGCTGAAATGCCTGGGCGGGGAAATCCAGGGGCGTCTCCTGCCGCAAAACGAACAGGAACGGGAGCGCTGTATCAAGATGGGCATCGCCGATCCGCAGCAGATTCTGCGCATGGATGATCTGGTCAAGGGGGATGATGCCATCTTTGCGGCGACGGGCGTCACCGACGGCGAACTGTTGCAAGGCGTTCGCTTCCGCGGCAGGGAGGCGACGACGGAGTCGATCGTGATGCGGGCCAAAACGGGCACCGTGCGCCGGATTTTGGGCAAACACCGCCTCGATCGCAAACTCAATTTGGTGTTTACGGATGGGCTGGATCCCAGCCAGCTGGGGTCTTCCAGCTAA